In one Oncorhynchus kisutch isolate 150728-3 unplaced genomic scaffold, Okis_V2 Okis04b-Okis11a_hom, whole genome shotgun sequence genomic region, the following are encoded:
- the LOC116359715 gene encoding acanthoscurrin-1-like: MLIHCCLLLSKLQKKKTGGGRDGGREGDGTGDGRGTGGGREGDGTGDGRGTGGGRDGGREGWTGGGQEGDGMGDGRETGRGTGRGTGGGRDGGREGGRGTGDRGQGTGREGGGREG; this comes from the coding sequence ATGTTAATACACTGCTGCCTGCTGTTATCTAAGCTCCAGAAGAAGAAGACTGGAGGGGGACGGGACGGGGGACGGGAGGGGGACGGGACGGGGGACGGGAGGGGGACGGGAGGGGGACGGGAGGGAGACGGGACGGGGGACGGGAGGGGGACGGGAGGGGGACGGGACGGGGGACGGGAAGGGTGGACGGGAGGGGGACAGGAGGGGGACGGGATGGGGGACGGGAGGGAGACGGGACGGGGGACGGGACGGGGGACGGGAGGGGGACGGGACGGGGGACGGGAGGGGGGacgggggacaggggacaggggacaggggacggGACGGGAGGGGGGGGGACGGGAGGGTTGA